From one Lolium rigidum isolate FL_2022 chromosome 4, APGP_CSIRO_Lrig_0.1, whole genome shotgun sequence genomic stretch:
- the LOC124707935 gene encoding dihydrolipoyl dehydrogenase 1, chloroplastic-like isoform X3: protein MRELHDEHHMKSLGLQVSAAGYDRQAVADHANNLASKIRSNLTNSMKAIGVDILTGFGTIVGKQKVRYGKVGFPDKEITAKNIIIATGSVPFVPKGIEIDGKTVFTSDHALKLESVPDWIAIVGSGYIGLEFSDVYTALGSEVTFVEALDQLMPGFDPEIAKLAQRVLINTRKIDYHTGVFASKITPAKDGKPVLIELIDAKTKEHKETLEVDAALIATGRAPFTNGLGLENMNVVTQRGFIPVDERMQVTDADGNVVPNLFCIGDANGKLMLAHAASAQGISVVEQISGRDHILNHLSIPAACFTHPEISMVGLTEPQAREKADKEGFEVSVVKTSFKANTKALAENEGDGIAKLIYRPDTGEILGVHILGLHAADLIHEASNAIALGTSLQELKLAVHAHPTLSEVLDELFKAAKPKEVQERKQNHPPQRLLKPTGATARRQGNKIDHTGRLRFVYDTVTNFVACLDVGYVLMAVVIWFLLPSFLCTFT from the exons ATGAGAGAGCTTCATGATGAACATCACATGAAGTCCCTGGGTCTACAG GTTTCTGCTGCTGGATATGACAGACAAGCTGTTGCTGATCATGCAAATAATCTTGCCTCCAAAATCCGAAGCAACTTGACTAACTCGATGAAAGCTATCGGAGTGGATATATTGACTGGATTTGGCACAATTGTG GGAAAGCAAAAGGTACGATATGGAAAAGTTGGTTTCCCAGATAAAGAAATCACCGCGAAGAACATCATCATTGCCACTGGATCGGTTCCTTTTGTTCCCAAGGGCATAGAAATTGATG GCAAGACTGTATTTACTAGCGACCATGCGCTAAAACTTGAGTCAGTTCCTGACTGGATAGCTATTGTTGGAAGTGGTTATATTGGACTTGAATTCAGCGATGTATACACAGCTCTAGGAAGCGAG GTTACCTTCGTTGAGGCTCTTGACCAGTTGATGCCTGGCTTTGACCCTGAAATCGCAAAATTGGCTCAGAGAGTCCTTATTAATACTAGGAAAATCGATTATCACACTGGTGTCTTTGCAAGCAAA ATTACTCCAGCAAAGGATGGAAAACCTGTGCTGATTGAGCTCATTGACGCAAAAACAAAGGAACACAAAGAAACCCTTGAG GTGGATGCAGCGCTTATAGCCACAGGAAGGGCACCATTCACCAACGGACTTGGCTTGGAAAAT ATGAATGTTGTTACACAACGTGGTTTTATTCCTGTTGATGAGCGGATGCAAGTCACAGATGCTGATGGCAATGTG GTACCGAATTTATTTTGCATTGGAGATGCCAACGGTAAACTCATGCTTGCCCATGCTGCCAGTGCACAGGGAATCTCAG tCGTCGAGCAAATCTCTGGGAGGGATCACATTCTAAATCATTTAAGCATCCCAGCTGCTTGTTTCACTCATCCAGAAATCAGTATGGTAGGGCTGACAGAG CCACAAGCCAGAGAAAAAGCTGATAAAGAAGGATTTGAGGTAAGTGTTGTTAAGACCAGCTTTAAGGCCAACACAAAAGCTTTGGCAGAAAATGAAGGTGATGGGATTGCTAAG TTGATCTACCGCCCTGACACAGGAGAAATTCTTGGGGTTCACATCTTGGGTTTGCATGCTGCTGACCTCATCCATGAGGCATCAAATGCCATTGCCTTAGGAACTAGTTTGCAA GAACTCAAGCTTGCTGTTCATGCGCATCCAACATTATCCGAAGTGCTCGACGAGCTCTTCAAAGCAGCCAAG CCTAAAGAAGTGCAGGAGCGCAAGCAGAACCATCCACCGCAGCGGCTCTTGAAG CCAACTGGTGCCACAGCACGGCGCCAAGGAAACAAGATTGATCACACTGGTCGGCTTCGTTTTGTGTATGATACAGTTACAAATTTTGTAGCGTGTTTAGATGTGGGTTATGTGCTTATGGCGGTGGTGATTTGGTTCTTGTTGCCTTCATTTCTCTGTACTTTCACTTGA
- the LOC124707935 gene encoding dihydrolipoyl dehydrogenase 1, chloroplastic-like isoform X2, with the protein MRELHDEHHMKSLGLQVSAAGYDRQAVADHANNLASKIRSNLTNSMKAIGVDILTGFGTIVGKQKVRYGKVGFPDKEITAKNIIIATGSVPFVPKGIEIDGKTVFTSDHALKLESVPDWIAIVGSGYIGLEFSDVYTALGSEVTFVEALDQLMPGFDPEIAKLAQRVLINTRKIDYHTGVFASKITPAKDGKPVLIELIDAKTKEHKETLEVDAALIATGRAPFTNGLGLENMNVVTQRGFIPVDERMQVTDADGNVVPNLFCIGDANGKLMLAHAASAQGISVVEQISGRDHILNHLSIPAACFTHPEISMVGLTEPQAREKADKEGFEVSVVKTSFKANTKALAENEGDGIAKLIYRPDTGEILGVHILGLHAADLIHEASNAIALGTSLQELKLAVHAHPTLSEVLDELFKAAKLQPKEVQERKQNHPPQRLLKPTGATARRQGNKIDHTGRLRFVYDTVTNFVACLDVGYVLMAVVIWFLLPSFLCTFT; encoded by the exons ATGAGAGAGCTTCATGATGAACATCACATGAAGTCCCTGGGTCTACAG GTTTCTGCTGCTGGATATGACAGACAAGCTGTTGCTGATCATGCAAATAATCTTGCCTCCAAAATCCGAAGCAACTTGACTAACTCGATGAAAGCTATCGGAGTGGATATATTGACTGGATTTGGCACAATTGTG GGAAAGCAAAAGGTACGATATGGAAAAGTTGGTTTCCCAGATAAAGAAATCACCGCGAAGAACATCATCATTGCCACTGGATCGGTTCCTTTTGTTCCCAAGGGCATAGAAATTGATG GCAAGACTGTATTTACTAGCGACCATGCGCTAAAACTTGAGTCAGTTCCTGACTGGATAGCTATTGTTGGAAGTGGTTATATTGGACTTGAATTCAGCGATGTATACACAGCTCTAGGAAGCGAG GTTACCTTCGTTGAGGCTCTTGACCAGTTGATGCCTGGCTTTGACCCTGAAATCGCAAAATTGGCTCAGAGAGTCCTTATTAATACTAGGAAAATCGATTATCACACTGGTGTCTTTGCAAGCAAA ATTACTCCAGCAAAGGATGGAAAACCTGTGCTGATTGAGCTCATTGACGCAAAAACAAAGGAACACAAAGAAACCCTTGAG GTGGATGCAGCGCTTATAGCCACAGGAAGGGCACCATTCACCAACGGACTTGGCTTGGAAAAT ATGAATGTTGTTACACAACGTGGTTTTATTCCTGTTGATGAGCGGATGCAAGTCACAGATGCTGATGGCAATGTG GTACCGAATTTATTTTGCATTGGAGATGCCAACGGTAAACTCATGCTTGCCCATGCTGCCAGTGCACAGGGAATCTCAG tCGTCGAGCAAATCTCTGGGAGGGATCACATTCTAAATCATTTAAGCATCCCAGCTGCTTGTTTCACTCATCCAGAAATCAGTATGGTAGGGCTGACAGAG CCACAAGCCAGAGAAAAAGCTGATAAAGAAGGATTTGAGGTAAGTGTTGTTAAGACCAGCTTTAAGGCCAACACAAAAGCTTTGGCAGAAAATGAAGGTGATGGGATTGCTAAG TTGATCTACCGCCCTGACACAGGAGAAATTCTTGGGGTTCACATCTTGGGTTTGCATGCTGCTGACCTCATCCATGAGGCATCAAATGCCATTGCCTTAGGAACTAGTTTGCAA GAACTCAAGCTTGCTGTTCATGCGCATCCAACATTATCCGAAGTGCTCGACGAGCTCTTCAAAGCAGCCAAG TTGCAGCCTAAAGAAGTGCAGGAGCGCAAGCAGAACCATCCACCGCAGCGGCTCTTGAAG CCAACTGGTGCCACAGCACGGCGCCAAGGAAACAAGATTGATCACACTGGTCGGCTTCGTTTTGTGTATGATACAGTTACAAATTTTGTAGCGTGTTTAGATGTGGGTTATGTGCTTATGGCGGTGGTGATTTGGTTCTTGTTGCCTTCATTTCTCTGTACTTTCACTTGA
- the LOC124707935 gene encoding dihydrolipoyl dehydrogenase 2, chloroplastic-like isoform X1 has product MLAVSLSSSAAAIASGRARSEAAAARRPGGIRLCGLRPDAPACGSLRLSHAAASAAARRAVPRAAASGNGAAGGGFDYDLVIIGAGVGGHGAALHAVEEGLKTAIIEGDVVGGTCVNRGCVPSKALLAVSGRMRELHDEHHMKSLGLQVSAAGYDRQAVADHANNLASKIRSNLTNSMKAIGVDILTGFGTIVGKQKVRYGKVGFPDKEITAKNIIIATGSVPFVPKGIEIDGKTVFTSDHALKLESVPDWIAIVGSGYIGLEFSDVYTALGSEVTFVEALDQLMPGFDPEIAKLAQRVLINTRKIDYHTGVFASKITPAKDGKPVLIELIDAKTKEHKETLEVDAALIATGRAPFTNGLGLENMNVVTQRGFIPVDERMQVTDADGNVVPNLFCIGDANGKLMLAHAASAQGISVVEQISGRDHILNHLSIPAACFTHPEISMVGLTEPQAREKADKEGFEVSVVKTSFKANTKALAENEGDGIAKLIYRPDTGEILGVHILGLHAADLIHEASNAIALGTSLQELKLAVHAHPTLSEVLDELFKAAKVNSGVSVNELVAA; this is encoded by the exons ATGCTCGCCGTCTCCCTCTCATCCTCCGCCGCGGCGATCGCCAGCGGCCGCGCCAgatccgaggcggcggcggcgcggcggcccggCGGGATCCGGCTCTGCGGGCTCCGGCCGGATGCCCCCGCGTGCGGCTCGCTGCGGCTCTCGCACGCCGCGGCGTCCGCGGCCGCGAGGCGCGCGGTGCCGAGGGCGGCTGCGTCGGGGAacggcgcggcgggcggcgggttCGACTACGACCTCGTCATCATCGGGGCCGGCGTCGGCGGGCACGGTGCAGCGCTCCACGCCGTCGAGGAG GGGTTGAAAACCGCCATTATCGAGGGAGATGTTGTGGGCGGGACCTGTGTGAACAGAGGCTGCGTTCCATCCAAAGCTCTTCTTGCTGTCAGTGGCCGGATGAGAGAGCTTCATGATGAACATCACATGAAGTCCCTGGGTCTACAG GTTTCTGCTGCTGGATATGACAGACAAGCTGTTGCTGATCATGCAAATAATCTTGCCTCCAAAATCCGAAGCAACTTGACTAACTCGATGAAAGCTATCGGAGTGGATATATTGACTGGATTTGGCACAATTGTG GGAAAGCAAAAGGTACGATATGGAAAAGTTGGTTTCCCAGATAAAGAAATCACCGCGAAGAACATCATCATTGCCACTGGATCGGTTCCTTTTGTTCCCAAGGGCATAGAAATTGATG GCAAGACTGTATTTACTAGCGACCATGCGCTAAAACTTGAGTCAGTTCCTGACTGGATAGCTATTGTTGGAAGTGGTTATATTGGACTTGAATTCAGCGATGTATACACAGCTCTAGGAAGCGAG GTTACCTTCGTTGAGGCTCTTGACCAGTTGATGCCTGGCTTTGACCCTGAAATCGCAAAATTGGCTCAGAGAGTCCTTATTAATACTAGGAAAATCGATTATCACACTGGTGTCTTTGCAAGCAAA ATTACTCCAGCAAAGGATGGAAAACCTGTGCTGATTGAGCTCATTGACGCAAAAACAAAGGAACACAAAGAAACCCTTGAG GTGGATGCAGCGCTTATAGCCACAGGAAGGGCACCATTCACCAACGGACTTGGCTTGGAAAAT ATGAATGTTGTTACACAACGTGGTTTTATTCCTGTTGATGAGCGGATGCAAGTCACAGATGCTGATGGCAATGTG GTACCGAATTTATTTTGCATTGGAGATGCCAACGGTAAACTCATGCTTGCCCATGCTGCCAGTGCACAGGGAATCTCAG tCGTCGAGCAAATCTCTGGGAGGGATCACATTCTAAATCATTTAAGCATCCCAGCTGCTTGTTTCACTCATCCAGAAATCAGTATGGTAGGGCTGACAGAG CCACAAGCCAGAGAAAAAGCTGATAAAGAAGGATTTGAGGTAAGTGTTGTTAAGACCAGCTTTAAGGCCAACACAAAAGCTTTGGCAGAAAATGAAGGTGATGGGATTGCTAAG TTGATCTACCGCCCTGACACAGGAGAAATTCTTGGGGTTCACATCTTGGGTTTGCATGCTGCTGACCTCATCCATGAGGCATCAAATGCCATTGCCTTAGGAACTAGTTTGCAA GAACTCAAGCTTGCTGTTCATGCGCATCCAACATTATCCGAAGTGCTCGACGAGCTCTTCAAAGCAGCCAAG GTTAACTCGGGTGTTTCTGTAAATGAACTAGTTGCAGCCTAA